One Nocardioides luti DNA window includes the following coding sequences:
- a CDS encoding GMC family oxidoreductase yields MPSFGPSPSKAATDVLIVGAGPSGATAARILAESGYRVTVLEQGGWVNRAEYPSDKLEREVLMASSWSLNPNVRNHTWDYPCDVKDADVHPLNFNGVGGSSVLFGAEWPRFIPSDFRVKTLYNIADDWPLTYEDLEPYYTLLDEMVGVSGRPGDPAYPPTVEPPMPGVPVGRIGVKAAEGMNKLGWHWWPATQAIATRTHGDRGACARWGTCMSGCPEGAKGSFDVAMFPAAIAAGATVCTEARVREITVDKAGLANGATWLDADGNEQHTSASVVIVCANGVGTPRLLQMSTSSLFPDGLANSSGMVGKRLMMHPFVGVMGIYEEQLESWFGPFGANLYSLQFAETDLSRGFARGAKWSAMAIPGPMEVLERYADLPLAERTGAAGQALVEKTLGRAFEWAASIEDLPDESNSVTLSTEVVDSSGLPAPKINYKLSEDSISNLDWNVERMHEAHRAAGAVETKVVPWMPAVGWHMLGTARCGDDPATSVVDPYGRAHDVPNLFVLDGSVFVTSSSVNPTSTIVAFAARAVENMMDRANDQKVPV; encoded by the coding sequence ATGCCATCCTTCGGTCCGTCGCCGAGTAAGGCTGCGACCGACGTCCTCATCGTTGGGGCAGGACCATCGGGGGCCACAGCGGCTCGCATCCTCGCTGAGAGTGGCTACCGCGTCACGGTGCTGGAACAGGGCGGCTGGGTAAACCGAGCCGAGTACCCCAGCGACAAGCTCGAGCGCGAAGTCCTCATGGCCAGCTCCTGGTCGCTGAACCCGAACGTCCGCAACCACACTTGGGACTACCCCTGCGACGTGAAGGACGCCGACGTACACCCGCTCAACTTCAACGGGGTCGGCGGGAGTAGCGTGCTTTTCGGGGCCGAGTGGCCGCGCTTCATTCCCTCGGACTTCCGTGTGAAGACCCTGTACAACATTGCCGACGACTGGCCTTTGACCTACGAGGACCTCGAGCCGTACTACACGCTGCTCGACGAGATGGTCGGCGTTTCGGGCAGGCCCGGCGACCCTGCGTACCCGCCGACGGTCGAGCCGCCGATGCCAGGCGTCCCGGTCGGTCGGATCGGCGTCAAGGCGGCCGAGGGCATGAACAAGCTCGGATGGCACTGGTGGCCCGCCACTCAGGCCATCGCCACCCGCACCCACGGCGACCGAGGTGCGTGCGCACGATGGGGGACCTGCATGTCCGGCTGCCCCGAGGGTGCCAAAGGGTCCTTCGACGTCGCAATGTTCCCGGCCGCTATCGCTGCCGGGGCGACCGTCTGCACGGAAGCGCGGGTCCGAGAAATCACCGTTGATAAGGCGGGCTTGGCCAATGGAGCCACCTGGCTCGACGCCGACGGCAACGAGCAGCACACCTCCGCCTCGGTCGTCATTGTCTGCGCGAACGGAGTCGGCACACCGCGACTCCTCCAGATGTCGACGTCCTCGCTGTTCCCCGACGGCCTCGCCAACTCCTCCGGCATGGTCGGGAAGCGCCTAATGATGCACCCGTTCGTCGGGGTGATGGGGATCTACGAGGAGCAGCTCGAGAGCTGGTTTGGGCCCTTTGGCGCCAACCTCTACTCCCTCCAGTTCGCCGAGACCGATCTGTCCCGCGGCTTTGCCCGCGGCGCGAAGTGGTCCGCGATGGCCATTCCTGGACCAATGGAGGTACTCGAGCGCTACGCCGATCTCCCCTTGGCAGAGCGCACCGGAGCGGCCGGCCAGGCGCTGGTCGAGAAGACGCTCGGTCGTGCATTCGAGTGGGCTGCCTCCATCGAGGACCTTCCCGACGAGAGCAACAGCGTCACGCTCAGCACCGAGGTCGTCGACAGTTCCGGCCTTCCGGCCCCCAAGATCAACTACAAGTTGTCGGAGGACAGCATCAGCAACCTCGACTGGAACGTGGAGCGGATGCACGAAGCGCACCGGGCCGCCGGTGCCGTTGAGACGAAGGTCGTCCCCTGGATGCCGGCCGTCGGCTGGCACATGCTGGGGACGGCGCGCTGCGGCGACGACCCGGCCACCTCCGTCGTCGACCCGTACGGACGGGCCCACGATGTTCCCAACCTTTTCGTCCTCGATGGGAGCGTGTTCGTAACGTCGTCGTCGGTCAACCCAACCTCGACGATAGTGGCGTTCGCCGCTCGGGCCGTGGAGAACATGATGGACCGCGCGAACGACCAGAAGGTACCGGTATGA